A genomic window from Betta splendens chromosome 17, fBetSpl5.4, whole genome shotgun sequence includes:
- the si:ch211-178n15.1 gene encoding uncharacterized protein si:ch211-178n15.1 has translation MYTDGAQTAGFHRVLQHGACHGCLRPRQPNGPGRRAGRTAPRGRDRTGASAQRSPQRRPVFAGPGHHDPAPDPDPAQRSPPPEAGLRRLPPVPPCGCAALVPHPLPHLQVRGHGHRHRRSVRYVTVDEQEEEGCGCSSGPRSPPLPLPNGLGGAGPAFLQHGAGRDSHQDRAGQRGGSEDCNGQSGAHRGFFPTEVPQQHLNQSRRRTPPHAASSGVTSPESSIATTATGHRCRASEAARQKGRRDSVRDQIRQVVTDLEDVLGGLKQVHVEMKEVVQQIDRLTANMDLGDETPAIAQESTSRPRGSARAADAGPVLADEDRIILRTNSPSPVHVASVVKTSRFTPPAHARDADRPAANGHLPHMCPPGDPPHSDPHQHQHPRSLDPKVIVGNSTSTSKNHKPPPYPQNGRCGKGLHAPPRPLKTPAHPSRGRQSTSMV, from the exons ATGTACACAGACGGCGCTCAGACCGCGGGCTTCCACCGCGTCCTCCAGCACGGCGCCTGCCACGGCTGCCTCCGCCCCCGGCAGCCCAACGGGCCGGGGCGCCGGGCCGGGCGGACGGCTCCAAGGGGGAGAGACAGGACCGGAGCCAGCGCTCAGCGCAGCCCACAGAGGAGGCCTGTGTTCGCAGGGCCGGGTCATCACGACCCGGcgccggacccggacccggccCAGCGGAGCCCCCCGCCGGAGGCCGGGCTGAGGCGCCTCCCGCCCGTCCCGCCGTGTGGCTGCGCGGCGCTGGTGCCACATCCTCTCCCCCATctccaggtcagaggtcacgggcACCGGCACCGGAGGAGCGTCAGATACGTCACGGtggatgagcaggaggaggaaggatgcGGGTGCTCCTCCGGGCCACGCAGCCCCCCTCTGCCCCTGCCCAACGGCCTCGGCGGAGCCGGGCCTGCCTTCCTCCAGCACGGCGCCGGGAGAGATAGCCATCAGGACCGGGCCGGGCAGAGGGGCGGATCAGAGGACTGCAACGGGCAGAGCGGcgcccacagaggcttcttcccCACAGAAGTCCCACAGCAGCACTTGAaccaaagcaggaggaggacccCCCCCCACGCCGCCTCCTCCGGCGTCACCAGCCCAGAGTCCTCCATCGCGACAACCGCCACCGGCCACCGGTGCCGCGCGTCGGAGGCAGCGAGGCAGAAGGGCCGACGGGACTCGGTGAGGGATCAGATCCGACAGGTGGTGACGGATCTGGAGGACGTGTTGGGGGGTTTGAAGCAAGTTCACGTGGAGATGAAAGAG GTGGTCCAGCAAATCGATCGCCTCACAGCCAACATGGACCTCGGCGACGAGACGCCGGCCATCGCTCAGGAGTCGACCAGCCGCCCCCGCGGCTCCGCACGCGCGGCGGACGCCGGGCCGGTCCTCGCGGACGAGGACCGCATCATCCTAAGGACTAACTCTCCGTCACCTGTCCATGTCGCGTCCGTCGTCAAAACCAGCCGCTTCACCCCCCCCGCTCACGCCAGGGACGCCGACCGGCCGGCCGCCAACGGCCACCTGCCTCACATGTGCCCCCCGGGAGACCCCCCGCACTCGGACccgcaccagcaccagcacccgcGGAGCCTGGACCCCAAGGTCATCGTTGGGAacagcacctccacctccaaGAACCACAAGCCTCCGCCGTATCCGCAGAACGGGCGGTGTGGCAAGGGTCTGCACGCGCCCCCCAGGCCTCTGAAGACCCCcgcccacccgagcaggggccgCCAGAGCACCAGCAtggtgtga